The genomic window GTGGATGTTTGTTTAAGAGCTGCTGAGGAGGCAGAAACGCCATGCTGTCAGTGCTAAACTGTGACCACCACTGGCTAAAGGTTAAAGGTGTGTGCAGGGAGAGTCCAGCGGGCTCATGGCTGAGCAGGTCAAAACCCCTCTGGATCCTAAAGGGAGCTGGAGTGAAGTTCTCTGTTTGGGCAAGTCCATACAATCACCAGATATTGCGATGTTAAAGGCTCAGCCTGTTCTGGAACCTCTCCACAGTCACCTCatcaatattaaatattaaatactgagctgctgcctcttttGGTCCTTTCTGTCAACCTTTTCCCAGTCATCAGGGCTGTTTCCCTGGTTCTGTGTGTAGCCCAGGCTCCTTTGACATGGAAGTGTTTCCGGCTCCTCACTgtgcccaggctgcccagctcTTGGCACCTTTCCAAATCAATGTCTTTCCTTCTAGATCCTTCCCTGCCCAACCCAGTTCCAACGGGAAGAGTTACCTTTGCTCGGATTGGTTCAGAGTTTCTGTAATCTACTTGATGTGTTTCTTAATAAGTGCCTTTGtgcttccttctctccttcccccatGCCCAGAGGGTTTCTCCATGGATTTTCAAATGAGTCTCATGACCCTCCTCCACATTTCCCTTGTCCCCTGTTCCACTGCGTCCTGCTTTTCTGTGGCTCTCCACTGCCTTTCTAAGGCCAGAATGGtcttggaagggaccttagagcaTCCCACCCCcgccatggcagggacaccttccactggcccaggtggctccaagccccagtgtccaacctggccttggacacttccagggatccaagggctcctctgggagctgctgtcctgtCTGGTGCTCCCACAcagtgagagcagagcctgctgaCCAGgaccctgctgcttttcctgttctgtttcctgctgtAACTCCCCCAGAAGGATGTGACAGGCACGAGACCACGGCAACATGCAGATCCTGTTccctggaatattttctttcatctgtaATCACTTCATCAAAAGCCATAAATCAATGAGGGGAGGCTCAAATGCACAAGCACGGCTGCAATTTGTGCCTTCCTGCCCAGTGTTTTGTTTGGCACGTGGAACTCTGaaacttttcctgaaaaattgaTGATGACACCACAGGAGGAGTCAGTGAAACTGGGTAGTGAGGCCACTGGCATTCCTGGTCCTGCTTCCATCATCACTGCTTCCTCTTCATCCATTGGAGATGATTCAGGCAGCAAACCAGTGGGCTCATTTTTGTATTTACTCTGGAATTCACCATCCCAGGTTTGTTTTCTAATCTGGGTGCTGTTAACACACTGTTGGCTGAGGCAGACCCTGAAGTGGTGCGGGAGGGAAGCCTGGATCAGGGCTgtgccctccccagctccagaaCCATGTCAGGAATTGtcaccttctccagctctgctggggggAACACTGCTCTTGTGACATCTGTCATGACACCACCCTGTCCAAACCCTCCCAGGAACTGCAGAGGCTTTGTGGATCTCACAGGAAGCAAATTTGTCTGATAGGATGGGAGGGGATCTCCTGAACATCCCAAGGGGTGACACCTTCACCAGGAGGGcactggaggaggagagggcagCCCAGAGGGACACGGACAGGAGGCAGAAAAGGGAGTTTACCCAAGTGAAACCTGGCTTGGAGAAGGCAGGTGGCTCTCAAGTGGCTTTGTCCTGGTGTCTTGTTTTGCTTCCCTTGGGAGAGGACTCCAGGACTCTCTTTCCTGACCTTTGTgcaaaaatgaatgaaattacTCAAAATCCTAAAACTTGTGCAGGGCCAACAGGATCTGCTGAAGTGGCTGGCACATCTAGCTGGAGCCACGTGGATCACAGGGGCAGAAGTTACCGAGCTCCCCgaaaaacatggaattttctGCCCAGGAGAGCAAAGGCAGTGTCTGAAGGGCTGTGAGTGTGGCTGGTCTCACTCTTGGTGGGGCTGATCGGCTCCTCCCTGGATGGAAGGGACTGACCTGAAATTCCGGGGTCCCACCCTGGCACCTCCTCCTGCATCTTgtgacagagagagagaaagcaaagccaCTTTGTCCATGAATATTCCGTGGAAAAGCATTTGACCCAGAGCATGGCAGTCGGTCACCTCCCCTCAGCGCAGGAAGCAGCTGTCAGTATCGCTCCTCGCATCCTTCCGAGCACCCTCCACGGCATTCCAAGCCTGTCCcgctcccaccctgctccccagggcagtcTTCCCGCCCCAGGTGACTCTTCTGCCtcacacagattatttttatcttcctttgtTTGCCAATAAAAATCCCTCCcggtttttctgttttccatctgcCACACGGATTTTTCCCATGTGCGTTTCCTCATCCCCTggcctggggcagagggaagggaggatCCCAGATCACCTCATGCCAGAGGAATTTCCACGTGCTTTTCCATCTCAGGTGGGAGAGCCTCCAGGACAGTTAGGGATGCTCCCTGGGCCGAGGAGACACTGTCCAAGCAGGACACCCGAGAGCGGCAGAGAAGCACCCATGATCCCGAGGATCTGCTGCCAGTGCCTCCGCCTCCAGGCACCGGTTCTGCTTGGGAATTAGCGGGATCGCTGGGAAAACAGGACTTCAAATTCATTACCCCGAGTGACTGTGGGACAATCTATGCCCCAAAATCCTACCCATGGGACCTGGTTTGCTGTTCCAGGGGCATTGGCAGgtggctggagcacaggagagCGGCGGTTGTCTGGAAGATCAGAATAAAGTCAAACACTGTGTCTCCGCTGGCAGGGTGGCACTGCCAGGTCTGGGTGACACGAGTTTAATAACCTTAGGCGTGCTCAGGTGAGACACTCGCTCGGGGGACTCAGCACTTACATGTGGGCGTTTCCCTGCTGTCGGTCCCGTCGATGGGCAGGGGCCGATCCCGAGCCCCCGGGGACGCGGCTGCGGCCCTGCCCGCACCGTTCCGCCGCCCGTTCTCCCCGGGGCCCAGCAATTCCCCTCCGCTCCGCCAGACGGCGACCAACCCCTGCCGGCGGGGTTAGCGCGATGCACGCCGGGAGCTGTAGGCGCGGCGGAGTTAGCGCGATGCACGCCGGGAGCTGTAGGCGCGGCAGGGTTGGCGCGATGCACGCCGGGAGCTGTAGGCGCGGCAGGGTTGGCGCGATGCACGCCGGGAGCTGTAGGCGCATCTCCGGCTTTATCAGGCCGCGGGCTAAGCGCTCCATGGTGGTGTCGTCACTTCCGGCGCGCGGGCTCCCGGCGGGATGGCGGCGCGGCGGGTGGCGCGGCAGGAGCGGGACCAGGAGCCGGACCCCGACCCCGACTGGGCCGGGATGGCGGCGCTCCCCGAGAAGACCGTGAACGGCTGGGTCCTGCAGTTCTACTTCCACCGGGCCATAGAGGCCTATCGCTCCGGGCGTAACCGTGATTTCCGCCAGTTCCGCGACATCATGCAAGGtgcgcggggcggggccggggagTGGCGGGGCCCCCAGCCCGGGCTGCTCCGGCCTGACCCGCCGTTTGTCCCGCAGCGCTGCTCGTGCGGCCCCTGGACAGGGAGCCGGAGATGGCCCAGATGCTTCGGATAATGCAGCTGCTGTCGCGGGTCGAGGAGGGCGAGAACCTCGGTAGGTGCCCGCTCCTTCCTACGAGCTCTGGGGACCCCCGGTACTGCTTGCACCccgctccctcctcccccctgtcctgtgtccgtgtccctgcagctcccggAGCTTTGTCCCTGCTTAGAGCTGGGGTTCTGGGGTGTCCCTGCGGGTGAGGGGTCGCTGTTCGCATCGGTCTCACTGTGCGGCAAGAGCAGCGTCTGTGGCGGCCCGAGGCTGCCGTGTTGGACAGACACATCAGCCTGGTGACTCCTGCTTAGCCTCAGCTTCCAAAATGCTCCCCTAGGTCAGTGCTGGGCACCTGGGAAGCCCTTGAGTGTTGCTTCCATAATTTTCCGTGGCTGTTGGGGGGCAGGAATTGCAGTTCAAACACTTGGCAGTGCTTGGTGGCTGTGGAATTTGGAATTTGTGGTGCACCTGTGTGGCTGGACGGCTGCCACCTGTGCAGGTGAATAACCAGCTCTCTGTAGGGAAGCGCCGTGACCCCCCTACAAAAGTATGGATGCCGATTCTTATAGATTGCACCTTCGACAAGGAGTCAGAGCTGACCCCACTGGAGTCGGCCATGCTCGTCCTGGACTTCATCCGTGAGGAATTCTCTGTGGCCGACAGGACGATGGAGGCTGTGCAGAAAATGGTGAAGGAAGCTGTaagatctttttctttctcagtgaaTATGTTGTGCAGCTTTTCCCCCTGGAAAGGCTGTGTGTGGGTGATGGTGGGAGCCGCCTCACGTGCAGAATTCCCTCATTATCCACAAACACATTCCTGCAGTGATGTGGGAGTTCTGCATGGAAGTTGGCCCTGAGTTGTTTTCTGCTTCAATCTGTCCTTGATTTCCTTTGTAGGCTGTGGTTGTTTGTATCAGAAACAAGGAGTTTGAAAAAGCTTCTGATATCGTCAAGAAGCACATAGGGAAGGAGCCCAGAAACCAAGTGAGTCCACGCTAGAAtgaggtgggagctgctggtgtgtCTGATGTGTCCTTGGGGTGAGGAGGCTAAAATGGAAGCAGTCCTTCTGGAGTGCTGGTCCCTCAGTGTTGCACGTTTGGATTGTCACCTTGGAGCCCCTCTGTCACTCACCTGTCCTCACACACCTCCACGGGCCTTCCAGGCATCACCATTTATCCCTTGATGAGCCTCCAGCTCACCTTCAGAGCAGgttctgggagcagcagcagttcccattcccgttcTGCAGGCACTTGGGTGCTTGGGCACTGCAGGCAAGGACAATCCCTGAAATAAGGTGGTTCTGCCCCTTGGTTGCTCTCCTGATCCTCTGGCCTTTTCCCAGCCTCACCTCAGTGTAAATTGGTTGTGCCTGGAGGATGCCCAGCAGGAAAGGCCCAGTCCTTGCCCACATCCAGGCTGTGGCTGTCACTGAttgccctgtccctgcccagagtGTTCTCACCTGATCCTATCAATCCCTCCTCTAGAAGAAGAGGAATGAGTGGCTGGCTGTCATCCGGGAGAAGAACCCCTCTCATCCAAAGGTCAAAAACTTCTCCTACGAGGACTTCCAGCAGAGCATCTTTGAGTTCCTGAAGGGCTACGTGGACGACTCGGAGCCAGCGCTGCTGACGGTGCGTGTCCACCCCGCTGCCCCGGGGATCAGGTGCCTGATTACAGCAGGTTAAACTGCAACACACTAAACTCAGTCCATTCCTAAGAGATTTATATGGTCAAACACGTTTTTCAATCCATGAAATGCCTTTGGGAGGGGATAAAGTGGAATGGGAGCATGAGGAATCATCTTTGTAACGgtgctgtgctttttctttctccaagtTACTGAAAAAGACCTTGAATTCAGAACACGCCGACAAAGTGAGATCCGCGCTAGGGACTTGTGAGTTTGCAGATGGGCTGAAGgaccaggcagcagctccagaggccTCGGGAAGGGCAGAGGGCCcagccagagctccagaggCCTCGGGAAGGGCAGAGGNNNNNNNNNNNNNNNNNNNNNNNNNNNNNNNNNNNAGCTCCAGAGGCCTCGGGAAGGGCAGAGGGCCcagccagagctccagaggCCTCGGGAAGGGCAGAGGACCcagccagagctccagagcttGCAAGGGCAACAGAAGacctgcagggagctgccaggccTGCAGAAAGGGCAGCTGGTCCCACGGCAGCTCCAGAGATGATGGCAGAAGCCAATGGTCCTGCAGCAACTGTGGAACCTATGGAAGTAGTCAGTGACCCAGCAGCAACACCCGAACATTTAACAGCAGCATATGACATCCTGCAGGGCACTCCAGAGCCTATGGAAATAGCTAaagaaccagcagcagcaacccCAGAACTCCCCAGAGTGTCCACCAAGGAATCACAAAGGTGGGCAGAGGAGTCTGGCCTTAGGCTGTGGATGCAGTGTGGCCACAAGTTCTCTTCCAAGGGGTAATCCCCTGTGTCCAGGCAGCTCCTAATTCCCCAAATGCCTGCCCAGGCCAGCCCAAAGGTGTTGGTGCAGGACTCTGGACCCCGGGAAAGGTGTTGTGGTGGTTTGGTCCAGTTGCTGacaggaggtgctgctgtgagcagggagggggcGGTGGCTGCTCTGGTGGAGCAGGTGGGAACAGCAGGAGGCAGTGGAGCCTGAATGTGTGCTGTCCATCCCTGCTTCCCGGGGCACTGTGCCGTTTGGGAGGGAGGACTGCAGGCTTGGGAGTGCCCTCTGCTGCAGGTCTGCACTgcggggcaggagctgggggtgcccgTGGAGGGGATGGCTGGATGTCggggcagcagagctccctcAGCGCTTTCCCCACAAGCCGCTtggttgtgtttattttatagGCAGCCCCCCGGAGCTGTAACCTCATACGGGATTTCTGTTCTGAGAGAAGCTTTCAAGATCCTGTCAAACTCCAGGGACTCGGACGCCCTTTTCAACAAACTGGACGAAACAGACTTGCCTTCCCCCAAGCAACTGTCTCCTTCTGTATCCCACAGAACCAAGAGATGCAGAGAAGCGGAGAATCAAGCTTCTGAGACCTCAGAGCCTCCTGAAATACCCCATAAGATCAAAAACTTGTTCAGCATAAGCAATCTGATCGTGGATTTGGACGGCTCATCCAGCAAGTCGAGCGAGTGCCCCGACTCCTCCCAGGAGCACGTGGTCTCTTCCGCTTCCAAACCTCCTCTGAAATTGCCTGATGAGCCCTTGTCTGCCCCGAGTGAGAAGTATGAAGCCCCTCTCGTGTGCTATTGTCTGCTCTGCCCCATCCTGTCTTGCTGATGTTGGTAGCCTGAGCACCAAACCTGTGCCCTGTGTGTCCCAAGAGGAGTGCTGACCTCATTCCCACGTGGAACTGGGCACAGCAAACTCTCTCTTGTCCATATGTCTggctttaaatttaattatggGTTAATGGACAGGAGAAAATTACCAGGTCCTGCTGATAGTGAGGTGCTGCAGCTAGTCCTGGCAGGTGATTCCAGTACAAGTAATGCCTGGTTTTCCACACTTCTCCCAGCTTCAGCATCACTGGCCAGAGTCTGTAGGAGcatccttctctttcttcccacCTCATGAGAAATACAGTGTCCAGAGGCTGGCCCTGCTTGCTTGGTGGCCTTGCAACCTGCTCCccaaaaatccttttcctgGGCCAGTAGCCAAAGTAAACCCTCACCTAATTTCAGGTCCCTCCAAGCAAGGTGGAACAGCTCCTGTGGCACGGAGGAGAAGGACAGCTGGAGTGACGAGGATGAGCTTTTTGCAAATGCAGGTATGAGAATTCCCCTGGCAGGGACTACCTGTGCTGATCCTGCCATGGGGGTCACCCACAGGGGTCTTGCTGCTTCCTGCTTTGAAATCCGAATCCTGTGGAAAAGCTGGGATAAAGGAATTGGGGTGTATTGCCTGTCACAGGGTGCTCTgactgcacagctcagcagttAAGCCCAAGGCAGCCTCTTAAGGAAGTCTGTACCTCCCAAATTATGGGAAATGTAACTCTCTCCCTTGTTTTCCAGCATTACTTGAGAAAAGCAGTGTCTCCAAGAACTCCAGCTCCAAGAAACAGGTATGTGGAGCCTTAGGTGCTTCCAGCAGGCCCTGCAGCGGGGCAGTGTCCCTACAGTCTCCATGGTAAaacaggctggagctgtgtcctgcagggcaCTGGGAAAGTGCCTCAGTTCCCTTTGTCTTGATGGCTCAGAGCAAGGTTTGCCGAGTTCCCCTCATGCTGGAGTGCTCAGAGTCTTGTTCAGGTGAGGGACACACGTCTGGCAGCTGCTAACCAGGAGCAGGTCCCACTTTGGTGCCACCAGGAACGCTCCTCCTGACCCATAagaaggcagctgctgcaccacatctgcagtgctggagtgttgtgtgcagctgccaggacctgtctGCCTTCCCTGCCGTTCCTGGCACGGGTGATGAGGGAAGGAACTGCAGTAGgctctctgctgtgcagctcctccctgcagctgcttccttGCTCTTTGCAGAAATGGACCATGCAGGAGAGCGAGTGGATCAAGGAAGGGGTGAAGAAGTACGGAGAAGGGAGGTGGAAAGCCATTTGCCTCAAGTACCCCTTCGAGAACCGCACCCCAGTGATGATCAAGGACCGCTGGCGGACCATGAAGAAACTGGGAATCCTCTGAAGCTGGGAGCCACGGGagatcctttttctttttttttggacCTATGTTTGTTGTTTGGAAGCTGGACCAGAAAGCTGTCTGTGCCAGTGTGGGCTGCCTCTCTGACACCAAAACCATGACTGCCAGGAACCCGGGAGCCTtgtgctccagctgtgtctgCAAAGATCAGTGTGCTGCAGGTGGCAGGGGCTCTGATGCCTCTCTACATAAATTTAGAACCGCCTGGATTGAGACTTCCTTGTCCACCTGACCACTGCAGACTCGGGAATGAATCCCAGGTGTTTGCTCTGCTCAGGTGTGATAGCAGGGTGATCTCAGAGGTGGAATTTTGTGTTGTCTGTTCTGTGAATCACTTGTTTCATGTTTGCCACCACTCCCTTGTGAAAGAGGCAGCACTGAATCCTGAGCTTCTGTGGGGAAGAGATCCAGGTacttgggatttttatttttttttcccccattaatttctgctttgtaaaTTACTGATCTGTGGGGAGCAATTCCTCCCTTCCAGCTGTGAGGCTTTAGAAAGCCAATTACTTTGTGTTTCAGTACCTGGAACTGTTTGTTCCCAAGCTAAAAATTTCAGATGTGTCTGACTTTGGTCATGTTTTCTTTGCACTTTTCCTGGTAATATCCTTGCTGTGTCTGAACTCCAAGGCTGCCACATGTTCCTGCCTTCGAGTGCCAAAGCTGGAACTGtcatttgtaaaataaagttCTTGTCTAATAGCAAGAGTTGTGAAAGTGTGATTTCTACCTCGTGGGTGGAAATGCAGCAGAGGGACAAGGGCTGCCCCAGGAACGTGGggctttcccttcccctctgggAGTGTTGGgtcaggagcagcactgccctggagcTGTGACATGCCAGTGTAAATGGGAAACGGGAGCTTCTGGAATAGATTCCTGTGGGAAAAGTTCAGGGCTGATAAAGGGGCACTTTCTAAACTTAGTTTCTAAGTTTCTCTTGGCTGCCTTCCAGcaaagccagggctgggagaagtCTTGTCTAGGAACAGCTGCTTCCCCCTTTGTCCttcagctgcaggtgctgctgtcccctggccgtgcattttcctccccttctgtCGAtcctttccctggggagcccagggggcagcaggagcaccaggTCAGGGCTGTGGGCCACTACCGGCCATGGCAAGGCAATGCCAGTCGTTGGTgccctgctggcaggagctgtgtcctgctcctgccctgtccaTGGCAGGCTCCTGCCCTGAGGGCACAGGGTGTCCGAGCTGCAGGTTCCCCTCAATCCCTGAGGGCACAGGGTGTCCAAGCTGCAGGTTCCTTCATCCCTGAGGGCACAGGGTGTCTGAGCTGCAGGTTCCCCTGAGGGCACAGGGTGTCCGAGCTGCAGGCTCCCCGGAGCCCTGGCTGCCTGGCAGTGTGGTTAATGATTGATTACCCCCCGTGCCCCGTCCCGCACTGCCCTGCCCGGGGAGCGAGTTCTggagcccagggaagcaggaggatgctgctgctgctgctcctggcactgctgggccCCGCTGGCTGCCCCAGGACAGAGCCCCTGAGTGGCTCCAGCCAGGAGCCGTTGTTCCGCGGCGCCGATCGCTACGACTTCGCCGTCGTCGTCCCTGCCGGCACCGTGGAATGTTTCTGGCAGTTCTCACACCAGGGCGGCAACTTCTTCTTCAGCTACGAGGTGAGTGCTGGGGACGTgtcctgggaatggctgtgctggatcctgctgctcctgtggcacGTGGCATGTGCCTTTCTAAAGCAGCGTTGTGGAAGTGTTTGTGTTGGAGGGATCTTAGACTCATTTCcttccagcccctgcagggacagggacagggacaccctccactatcccaggttgctccaagccctgtgcaGCCTGAGAGGTGACACTTGCAGTgacagggcagccacagcttctctgggcaccctgagccagggcctcacctccctcccagggaacagtATCTTCCCAATATAACCTAATCCCTATCCACCATCAATTTTTAAACAGCCTGGTTTAAACCCATGAAGAGGTGCTGGGAGCTCCGGCATTGTTGGAAACTCTGCCCTCCGCTGCCTGGCCaggggctgtggcacagctgaaggtcctggcacagcctgTTCCTGAGCTCTGTCCCCTTCCCACAGGGAAACTCCAGCCCTTTCATCTCCTGTTTACACTGGGCTGGCTGAAGGAAAGCCAGGACATAGCTGTGCCTGGCAGTGGCAGCTTCCCCCTGGCTCTGTGCTTGGCAGCCCCACAGCAACACGTCCCCAGGGCTTGGCACAGCTCCCTCCCCGACAGTGACCCACAAATTCCCCTCACGTGTTCCCTGCCTCCAGGTCCAGCGGGCAACGGGGATTGGCAACAGCAGGAACATCCTGGTCACAGCCAGTGATCCCAATGGCTTCCAGCTTGGAGTGTCCCAGGACGTGCGAGGACAGATCAACTTCCTCACCAAGGACACAGGTTCCCccagttcctgcagcagctctgagcctgcctggccagggcttCCCCGACTGCCCATTGCTCCTGCCAGGGGAGGATGAGGCTCGAGCCCTCAGGATGTGTCTGCCTGCTGTCCTTCCACCCAGAGACCAACAacccccttccctctgcaggttTCTACCAGCTCTGCCTGGACAACCAGCAAAACCACTTCGGCCTCATGCAGGTCTATCTCAACTTTGGTGTGTACTACGACGACTTCAACATGGAACACgagcagccagcagagaggaaggagctgaacGACACCCTGGAGGCAATTGGGGTGAGGGTCAGGGAGCCCACAGggtgccccagcacagcaggaatggCCATGTCCTGCCCAGGACACCGAACATTTGCtcaggctgagctcagcactGAGCCCCACGGGCAGCTCTGAGTGCGgccctgcctctcctgcaggTGAGCATCCAGAGGCTGCAGATCCACACATTCCACATGTGGCGCTTCTACAACTTCGCCCGGATGCGGAAAGGGGCCGACTCCTTCCTCCTGGAGTCCAACTACAACTATGTCAACTGGTGGTCCCTGGCCCAGAGCTGTGTCATTGTCCTCTCCggggtgctgcagctctgcttcctcaAGCGCCTCTTCCACACGCAAACCTCGGGCAGCCACAAGTGCTAGAACAGGGCAGGGAccaccctgcagagcctgcctgcCGCTGTCCCACCTCAGAGTCAGAGGAAATGCTGGATCCTGCTtccaggaggaggctgcagggttccccctgctcctgcctcattTCTAGCCCTGACACCATCCCGAGAAAAGTCAAAGGTCACGCTGTCACCTGAGTTCTGTGTGGCTTTGTCACGTTTCTATGTCTTAATGGGCTTTTTCTACCACACTCACAATAAAAGAACCCCTGGCAAAGTCTGGGGAGCgactgctgcctgctgctgctatCCAGTCTCTGTGAGCCTAAACACTGCTGGgccctctccctccctccctccttcctgaAGCTCATCCTCAGCCTCTGAGGTTCCCCCCAATCTCATCAGtccccccacacacaccccagTGTGTCACATTCCCCCCAGGAGGGGTGAGGACTGATTCCTCCTGGGCCTCCACACCAGAAAACAGGCACTGAAAAAAGGAACAGGCTTTAtgtgacagggctggggacaggtcCCCTCCTCCTGTGCCGGCAGCAGCCCCCTGAGGgccctggggctctgtgctggcagctccccacATCTCCATCCCATTCCAGGTGGGCTTCCCGCACCCACGGTGCAGGACAACGTCCGTTCAACCCCGGAACACTCACAGAGCATGAGGGTCCCCGGGGTCCCCGAGGGTCCCTTATGTCAGCGTGTCCTCGTTCCGCACGTACTCCCCGACGTCGGCCTGGTGGAACACCACGATGGCCAAAGGGTCGACCTTCCGGCACTCCTGCGTGGACCTGGCAGCCACCCCGAAGCCCTGGGGGACAAAGGGGAGGTGAGGGAGGTCGTCCACCTCGCGTTCCCCCCTCAGCCCCGGCCAGGCGCTCACCAGCGGCACGTCGGCCATGGAATACACCACGACACCCTGGTACTGCGCCGTGCTCTCCGTGATGCGGCCCAGCCCCGACTTCAGCACGTGGTTCCCGTAGAGGAAGGACTGCTCGGAGCCCGGCTTCACCCACACCTTGTACTGCGAGAGAGGGGCAGAGCCGTGAGGGGCCGCGGGGCCGCCACGGGGCCGCTGCAGGCCGGCACCCACCTTGGCGTAGGGCGCCAGGAAATCCAGGGCCGTGACGCTGAGCCGGAACTTCTGGGACTTGGTGAACTTGCCGAAGCAGGTGCCCGGTGCCACCAGGCTCTCCCGGGGGATGCTGGCCGCcagcttcagcagcttctcactGCGGGAGGGGAGCAAGGCAGCGCTGGGCCGGGCCCCGCGCCGCGGGCCGCCCGCTCCCCGCGCCGCCCGGCCTCACCTCAGGTAGTACACGCGGTCCCGGTGCAGGCGGAAGCAGTAGGTGCCATCGGGCCGGTCCACCAGCAGCTGGATGTTCTCCCCGATACTGCGGGGCCGCACCCCGTGAGCCCGGCCCCGCCACCTCCGGGGCCCCGTCCGGTCCCCGGTGACACCACCCCTGGACTCCCCGCTCCCCCCGATCCCGCCCGTGCAGCCCTCCCGGTGCCCATCCCTTCTCCATGCCCGGTCCCGCCCTGTCCCCGGTGCCCATTCCTCCCGGTCGCCGTCGTGTCCCCGTGCCCGATTCCCGGCATCTCGCCGGCCCAGTCCTCACGATCCCCCGGTCCCGGCCTCTCACTATTTCCCGAGCTTCTCGAACACCGCCCGCGTCTCCGCCTCCGTGAGCGGCCGCATCTCCCGCGCCGCGCACGCGGGGCCACCGGGACCGGATGTGACGGAGCCGGAACCGGCGGTAGCGGAAGTGACGGAGCAGGAACCGGCGGGCCCGGAGGTGACGCGGCGGCCCCGG from Parus major isolate Abel chromosome 11, Parus_major1.1, whole genome shotgun sequence includes these protein-coding regions:
- the LOC117245021 gene encoding uncharacterized protein LOC117245021 isoform X1, whose protein sequence is MERLARGLIKPEMRLQLPACIAPTLPRLQLPACIAPTLPRLQLPACIALTPPRLQLPACIALTPPAGVGRRLAERRGIAGPRGERAAERCGQGRSRVPGGSGSAPAHRRDRQQGNAHICRRRCQGGTPEFQVSPFHPGRSRSAPPRVRPATLTALQTLPLLSWAENSMFFGELGQERESWSPLPREAKQDTRTKPLESHLPSPSQVSLGAGEGDNS
- the LOC117245021 gene encoding uncharacterized protein LOC117245021 isoform X2 — protein: MERLARGLIKPEMRLQLPACIAPTLPRLQLPACIAPTLPRLQLPACIALTPPRLQLPACIALTPPAGVGRRLAERRGIAGPRGERAAERCGQGRSRVPGGSGSAPAHRRDRQQGNAHIQPPLSCAPATCQCPWNSKPGPMDAGGGARVGPRNFRSVPSIQGGADQPHQE
- the LOC117245021 gene encoding uncharacterized protein LOC117245021 isoform X3; amino-acid sequence: MERLARGLIKPEMRLQLPACIAPTLPRLQLPACIAPTLPRLQLPACIALTPPRLQLPACIALTPPAGVGRRLAERRGIAGPRGERAAERCGQGRSRVPGGSGSAPAHRRDRQQGNAHICRRRCQGGTPEFQVSPFHPGRSRSAPPRVRPATLTALQTLPLLSWAENSMFFGELGQERESWSPLPREAKQDTRTKPLESHLPSPSQVSLGVCLSQQCVNSTQIRKQTWDGEFQSKYKNEPTGLLPESSPMDEEEAVMMEAGPGMPVASLPSFTDSSCGVIINFSGKVSEFHVPNKTLGRKAQIAAVLVHLSLPSLIYGF